From Desulfovibrio sp. TomC, a single genomic window includes:
- a CDS encoding phosphatidylglycerophosphatase A family protein — MFTNDRLALLVSGLGPLGRMPYAQGTWGSAAAVLLAPVCFLPLPIFARLLLLALVFYIGAKAADRTESILGRKDPGHVVIDELVGQWLTFLPLAAPSTFDMVAGFFLFRAFDILKPPPVRASENWLPGGYGVMIDDVLAGIYACLSLLVLIWLRG; from the coding sequence ATGTTCACAAACGACCGTCTCGCCCTCCTCGTCTCCGGCCTTGGCCCCCTGGGCCGGATGCCTTACGCCCAGGGCACCTGGGGCTCGGCCGCCGCCGTGCTGCTCGCGCCGGTGTGTTTCCTGCCGCTCCCCATTTTCGCGCGCCTACTCCTCCTGGCTCTGGTGTTTTATATTGGGGCCAAGGCAGCCGACCGCACCGAGAGCATCCTTGGCCGCAAGGACCCCGGCCATGTGGTCATCGACGAACTGGTCGGCCAGTGGCTGACCTTCCTGCCCCTGGCCGCGCCCAGCACCTTTGACATGGTCGCCGGCTTTTTCCTGTTTCGGGCCTTTGACATCCTCAAACCGCCGCCGGTGCGGGCCTCGGAGAACTGGCTGCCCGGAGGCTATGGCGTCATGATCGACGACGTGCTGGCCGGGATCTACGCCTGCCTGAGCCTGCTCGTGCTCATCTGGCTGCGCGGGTAA
- a CDS encoding ferredoxin, which translates to MAIVIDDDACMGCEACVETCPDAFEMNGDGDKAVVKEADAEADCVDEAIDACPAEAITKS; encoded by the coding sequence ATGGCCATTGTTATCGATGACGATGCTTGCATGGGCTGCGAAGCTTGCGTTGAGACCTGCCCCGATGCGTTCGAGATGAACGGCGACGGCGACAAGGCCGTTGTGAAAGAGGCCGATGCCGAGGCCGATTGCGTGGATGAAGCCATCGACGCCTGCCCGGCCGAAGCCATCACCAAATCCTGA
- a CDS encoding DUF6125 family protein: protein MIPPGAEAPERQRLSGPPEALHLLARKILEAGRQIAVHYGLWLAEATHQFGTAEAVALEAKAGDAFVPLLTRRIERALDLPGDVPTLLAGLGEERLEKLLTALSVSWLAADGVWFRAVEDARGMHDAKRVNDSCWSRLGYYEAVRARELLGLPERGGLPALRAALSARLIANINALDFIEETPDSLVLRMVECRVQSARARQGLPPYPCVSGGTVEYTAFAAGIDPGIRVACVSCPPDSTRDDCACAWRFSMGAAG from the coding sequence ATGATCCCCCCCGGCGCAGAGGCTCCGGAGAGGCAGCGTCTCTCTGGGCCGCCGGAGGCGCTCCACCTGCTCGCCCGCAAGATCCTTGAGGCGGGGCGGCAGATTGCGGTGCATTACGGCTTGTGGCTGGCCGAGGCAACCCATCAGTTCGGCACGGCTGAGGCCGTGGCCCTGGAGGCCAAGGCCGGCGACGCTTTCGTGCCGCTGCTCACCCGGCGCATCGAGCGGGCGCTTGACTTGCCGGGCGACGTGCCAACGCTTTTGGCCGGGCTTGGGGAAGAGCGTCTGGAAAAGCTGCTGACCGCCCTGTCGGTGTCCTGGCTGGCGGCGGACGGGGTATGGTTTCGGGCTGTGGAGGACGCGCGCGGCATGCACGACGCCAAGCGGGTCAACGACAGTTGCTGGTCGCGGCTTGGCTATTACGAGGCGGTGCGGGCCAGGGAGCTCCTTGGGCTGCCCGAGCGCGGCGGCCTGCCTGCCTTGCGGGCGGCCTTGTCGGCCCGGCTGATCGCCAATATCAATGCCTTGGATTTTATCGAGGAAACGCCGGACTCGCTGGTCCTTCGCATGGTGGAGTGCCGGGTGCAATCTGCCCGCGCCCGGCAGGGGTTGCCGCCGTATCCCTGTGTGTCGGGCGGCACGGTGGAATATACGGCCTTTGCCGCCGGCATCGATCCGGGCATCAGGGTCGCCTGTGTGAGTTGCCCGCCCGACAGCACGCGCGACGACTGCGCCTGTGCCTGGCGGTTCTCGATGGGGGCGGCCGGCTGA
- the pal gene encoding peptidoglycan-associated lipoprotein Pal, whose amino-acid sequence MMRSKMLVMAMLVLMLSLAGFGCAKKAGGPGDGSGTSWEEQERARLEQERALREKLGAASTELAQMVHFALDSSNLTAESRQILTRKAEIMRQYSQIKLIVEGNCDQRGTAEYNLALGERRAQAAAQYLSNLGIGADRLSTVSYGKERPLDPGTSDAAYAKNRRDEFRATY is encoded by the coding sequence ATGATGCGTTCGAAGATGTTAGTTATGGCTATGTTGGTTCTGATGCTTTCCCTGGCCGGTTTTGGTTGCGCCAAAAAGGCCGGCGGTCCCGGCGACGGTTCCGGAACCAGCTGGGAAGAGCAGGAACGTGCTCGTCTGGAACAGGAGCGCGCCCTTCGTGAGAAGCTCGGTGCTGCTTCCACCGAATTGGCCCAGATGGTCCACTTCGCCCTGGACAGCTCCAACCTGACCGCCGAGTCCCGGCAGATCCTGACCCGCAAGGCCGAGATCATGCGCCAGTACTCCCAGATCAAACTGATCGTGGAAGGCAACTGCGACCAGCGCGGCACGGCTGAATACAACCTGGCCCTTGGCGAGCGTCGCGCCCAGGCTGCAGCCCAGTACCTGTCCAACCTCGGCATTGGCGCCGATCGGCTGTCCACTGTCAGCTACGGCAAGGAACGTCCCCTGGATCCGGGCACCAGCGACGCTGCGTACGCCAAGAACCGCCGCGACGAATTCCGCGCCACCTACTAG
- a CDS encoding tetratricopeptide repeat protein: MKQTPPSFRPIRCQTLWLLLAAAVLCLTVAIPRKGQAADPALAAVREPDVAAAPPKAGLAQEGRDLRVVLKKSAPAEGTPRVGGAASFEARLFRGEREDRPGDYECRWQADAGAKFLEAAGPCTNTAVFMRPGVQRVWVEVVPKSGPSAGLAAVSDPVVLEISQPSFGLAASPVAPLVGEETTVAIRDFPVHEGVEFRWDPLPAQAKLVRVGERSLTFYPTEAKTVPVKVTAVAGEAGKAGGTLGSAKADIPARNYTVTVDNRGLTEAPATVWRDGEGPVAAEGVAVGQRVGLRAAVAPTPPHPPLAYAWGLCPGARAAGGEDTREIAASRRETGPCPVSVEVRDARGLLLGRGQGEFTVAVSQAELDAAAERAREVDSLVREAAAAWTEGDPVRALAAAGQAVRLSPKDPATVAALDRVVRDKGRLDDHLARATAALAVDDFDETAAMLDAAAKINAKASAIPAARLAMENRKALLGRIGKLLATAREKWDAGEVEGALGLTGKALELDPSHAAARAERERLVAARDRLIAALKESAGYLSAKRFDSAAKALDEARAISPRFGAVAEMDAAIAARKKRAWSLDERLARARDQWNAGDADTALATASEAAALDPEHQGAAQARKNLALARDKLTRAEERAEAALAGGKLEEARTALAEAAKINPRHGRIAELQDAVTHRAGRDQRLAALAAEAAKRNAAGDLDGALLAVNDMLALVPNDPAITAHRAKLARARDAVADALARTRDFLAARRFDLALAALAEAEKINAKLPVVAEWRQKVQAEKNRSETDLTAALAQADKLADAREFEAARRLLDTARDAGPLPPTLAAKARDLERRIDAGRVRHEDAKREQKNRGQATAGADADRAGRCEALGRQAGGKRDAGDHAGAIRDYQALLTLCPDTCQAYNNVGTSLFSLGYAAESLPWFDEAVKCAPSVALFQDNAALTRKRLAAAQAPASDVAAQCSAAFEKAEHRRGGGDLTGAVEGYKAVVSRCPDFCAAYNNLGLTLHKQGRTPESLPFFEQALRCNPQDSLFKENYELTVKRLRTAEKRP; encoded by the coding sequence GTGAAACAGACACCACCCTCTTTTCGACCCATCCGATGCCAGACCCTCTGGCTGTTGCTTGCCGCCGCCGTCCTGTGCCTGACCGTCGCCATACCCCGGAAAGGCCAGGCCGCCGATCCGGCCCTGGCCGCTGTGCGCGAGCCTGATGTGGCCGCCGCTCCGCCCAAAGCCGGCCTGGCCCAGGAGGGCCGGGACCTTCGGGTGGTGCTCAAAAAAAGCGCCCCGGCCGAAGGCACGCCGCGCGTCGGCGGTGCGGCCTCCTTTGAAGCCCGGCTCTTTCGCGGCGAGCGGGAAGATCGCCCGGGTGATTACGAATGCCGTTGGCAGGCTGACGCCGGCGCCAAATTTTTGGAGGCTGCCGGTCCCTGCACCAATACCGCCGTCTTCATGCGCCCGGGAGTGCAGCGGGTCTGGGTGGAGGTGGTGCCGAAGTCCGGTCCTTCCGCCGGTCTGGCCGCTGTGTCCGATCCGGTGGTGCTGGAAATATCCCAGCCGAGTTTCGGCCTGGCCGCCTCTCCGGTTGCCCCGCTCGTCGGCGAAGAGACCACGGTTGCCATCCGGGATTTCCCGGTCCATGAGGGTGTGGAATTTCGCTGGGACCCCCTGCCGGCCCAGGCCAAGCTCGTGCGGGTGGGGGAACGCAGCCTGACGTTTTACCCGACCGAGGCCAAAACGGTGCCGGTCAAAGTGACGGCCGTGGCCGGAGAGGCCGGTAAAGCCGGCGGGACGCTGGGTTCGGCCAAAGCCGACATCCCGGCGCGCAACTACACCGTCACGGTGGACAACCGGGGACTCACCGAAGCGCCGGCCACAGTCTGGCGCGACGGCGAAGGTCCGGTTGCGGCCGAGGGCGTGGCGGTTGGCCAGCGCGTGGGCCTTCGGGCCGCCGTGGCCCCGACGCCGCCACATCCGCCCCTGGCCTATGCCTGGGGCCTTTGTCCCGGTGCCCGGGCGGCCGGCGGCGAAGACACCCGGGAAATTGCCGCCTCGCGCCGGGAGACCGGTCCCTGCCCGGTCTCGGTCGAGGTGCGCGATGCCCGGGGCCTGCTCCTTGGCCGGGGCCAGGGCGAATTTACCGTGGCCGTGTCCCAGGCCGAGCTTGATGCCGCAGCCGAGCGGGCCAGGGAAGTGGACAGCCTCGTGCGCGAAGCGGCCGCGGCCTGGACCGAAGGCGATCCGGTCCGGGCGCTGGCTGCTGCCGGGCAGGCGGTGCGCCTGAGTCCCAAAGATCCCGCCACCGTGGCCGCCCTGGACCGGGTGGTCCGCGACAAGGGCCGCCTGGACGACCATCTGGCCAGGGCCACTGCGGCCCTGGCGGTGGATGATTTCGACGAAACCGCGGCCATGCTCGACGCGGCCGCCAAGATCAACGCCAAGGCTTCGGCTATCCCGGCCGCCCGGCTGGCCATGGAAAACCGCAAGGCCTTGCTCGGCCGCATCGGAAAATTACTGGCCACGGCCCGGGAGAAATGGGACGCCGGCGAAGTGGAAGGGGCTTTGGGCCTGACCGGCAAGGCCCTGGAACTCGACCCGTCCCATGCCGCGGCCAGAGCCGAGCGCGAACGCCTCGTCGCCGCCCGGGATCGGCTCATTGCCGCACTCAAAGAGTCTGCCGGCTATCTGAGCGCCAAGCGTTTCGACAGTGCGGCCAAGGCCCTGGACGAGGCCCGAGCCATCAGCCCCCGGTTCGGAGCCGTGGCCGAGATGGACGCGGCCATCGCCGCCCGGAAAAAACGGGCCTGGAGCCTGGATGAACGGCTGGCCCGGGCCAGGGACCAGTGGAACGCCGGCGACGCCGACACTGCCCTGGCCACGGCCAGCGAAGCCGCAGCCCTGGACCCCGAGCACCAGGGCGCGGCCCAGGCGCGCAAAAACCTGGCCCTGGCCCGCGACAAGCTTACCCGGGCCGAGGAACGGGCCGAGGCGGCCCTGGCCGGCGGCAAGCTGGAGGAAGCCCGCACCGCCCTGGCCGAGGCCGCCAAAATAAACCCCCGCCATGGGCGCATCGCCGAATTGCAGGATGCCGTGACCCACCGGGCCGGCCGGGATCAACGTCTGGCCGCCCTGGCGGCCGAAGCGGCCAAGCGAAACGCCGCCGGCGATCTCGACGGCGCGCTGCTGGCCGTCAACGACATGCTGGCCCTGGTCCCCAATGACCCGGCCATCACAGCCCATCGGGCCAAACTGGCCCGGGCCAGGGACGCCGTGGCCGACGCCCTGGCCCGCACCCGGGACTTCCTGGCCGCGCGGCGTTTCGATCTGGCCCTGGCCGCCCTGGCCGAGGCCGAAAAAATCAATGCCAAACTCCCTGTTGTCGCCGAGTGGCGGCAAAAAGTGCAGGCGGAAAAAAACCGCAGCGAAACCGACCTGACCGCCGCCCTGGCCCAGGCCGACAAATTGGCCGACGCCCGGGAATTCGAAGCGGCCCGCCGGCTTCTTGACACAGCCCGGGATGCCGGCCCCCTGCCCCCGACGTTGGCGGCCAAGGCCCGTGACCTCGAGCGCCGCATCGACGCCGGCCGGGTCCGCCATGAAGACGCCAAACGCGAACAGAAAAACCGGGGACAGGCCACGGCCGGCGCCGACGCCGACCGGGCCGGACGCTGCGAGGCCCTGGGCAGGCAGGCTGGCGGCAAACGCGACGCCGGCGACCATGCCGGGGCCATCCGCGACTATCAGGCCTTGCTCACCCTGTGCCCGGACACCTGCCAGGCCTACAACAACGTCGGCACGTCCCTGTTCTCCCTGGGCTATGCCGCCGAATCCCTGCCGTGGTTTGACGAGGCGGTCAAATGCGCCCCTTCGGTGGCCCTGTTTCAGGACAATGCCGCCCTGACCCGCAAACGGCTGGCCGCCGCCCAAGCCCCAGCTTCGGATGTGGCTGCCCAGTGTTCGGCCGCTTTTGAAAAAGCCGAGCATCGGCGCGGCGGTGGTGATCTGACCGGCGCGGTCGAGGGCTACAAGGCCGTGGTCAGCCGCTGTCCGGACTTCTGCGCGGCCTACAACAACCTGGGCCTGACCCTGCACAAGCAGGGCCGTACCCCGGAATCGCTGCCCTTCTTCGAACAGGCCCTGCGCTGCAACCCCCAGGACAGCCTGTTTAAGGAAAACTACGAACTGACGGTCAAACGCCTGCGCACGGCGGAGAAACGCCCCTGA
- a CDS encoding putative bifunctional diguanylate cyclase/phosphodiesterase has translation MLPDIHDLLESLPSHAAVLDRAGLLVASNTACLELLREIDPDMGPGRPFGASCAKMLTQPVGAAVQEGISAVLDGSLPRYEMDLPCGCVSAQTWRALCITPLHGAFPGALVTLADISRQKQLEEHILHDAFHDTLTGLFNRALFINRLDQAIKRLKRSPKALYAVLYLDMDRFKLVNKTFGHVTGDRLLMVIANRLQKQLRELDTLARFGGDEFAILIEDIAGLEDACSMAETVLRQLAQSFRLKKQEIFVTCSIGVVLGSAAYEHPDQVLRDADNAMYSSKEHGGDHYTVFDAGMRVLTQRRMEMELALRHAMESGEITVHYQPIVSLTSGEVTGFEALARWQHPRQGLIAPSEFIPIAEETGLINELGALILRQSCRRLVELLRANPDCGDLTLSVNISGRQFKRPDFVDEVAAILAETGINTQLVKLELTESVLMDDADEAVRTIKRLKALGVKVVIDDFGTGYSSLSYIQRFPFDSLKVDRSFVGNMNEAEQNMEIVRAIIAMAHKLGLEVVAEGVELAEHRTALSELRCESAQGFFFSKPVPGEELDLLMRKHWKDDATSRL, from the coding sequence ATGTTACCAGATATTCACGACCTGCTCGAATCCCTGCCCTCCCATGCAGCCGTTCTCGACAGAGCCGGCCTGCTTGTTGCGTCCAACACCGCCTGCCTCGAACTCCTGCGCGAAATTGATCCGGACATGGGTCCTGGCCGGCCCTTTGGCGCTTCCTGCGCCAAAATGCTGACCCAGCCCGTGGGCGCCGCCGTACAGGAAGGCATAAGCGCCGTCCTGGACGGCAGCCTGCCGCGCTACGAGATGGACCTGCCCTGTGGCTGTGTCAGTGCCCAGACCTGGCGGGCGCTTTGCATCACGCCGCTGCATGGAGCCTTTCCCGGAGCCCTGGTCACGCTGGCCGACATCTCCCGGCAAAAACAACTCGAAGAGCACATCCTCCACGACGCCTTTCACGATACCCTGACCGGCCTGTTTAATCGCGCCCTGTTCATCAACCGGCTCGATCAGGCCATCAAACGCCTCAAACGCAGTCCGAAGGCCCTCTACGCCGTCCTGTACCTGGATATGGACCGCTTCAAGCTCGTCAACAAGACTTTCGGCCACGTCACCGGCGACCGGCTGCTCATGGTCATCGCCAACCGGCTGCAAAAACAGTTGCGCGAACTCGACACCCTGGCCCGATTCGGCGGCGATGAATTCGCCATCCTCATTGAGGACATTGCCGGCCTGGAGGATGCCTGCTCCATGGCCGAGACGGTGCTGCGCCAGCTGGCCCAGTCGTTTCGGCTCAAAAAACAGGAAATTTTCGTCACCTGCAGCATCGGCGTGGTCCTGGGTTCAGCGGCCTACGAACACCCCGACCAAGTGCTGCGCGACGCCGACAACGCCATGTACAGCTCCAAGGAGCACGGCGGCGACCACTACACCGTCTTCGACGCCGGCATGCGCGTGCTCACCCAGCGCCGCATGGAAATGGAGCTGGCCCTGCGCCACGCCATGGAATCCGGCGAGATCACCGTCCATTACCAGCCCATTGTGTCCCTGACCTCGGGCGAGGTCACGGGCTTTGAGGCCCTGGCCCGCTGGCAACATCCGCGCCAGGGGTTGATCGCCCCCTCGGAATTCATTCCCATTGCCGAGGAGACCGGCCTCATTAACGAGCTTGGGGCGCTGATCCTGCGCCAGTCCTGCCGCCGGCTGGTGGAGCTTCTTCGGGCCAATCCGGATTGCGGCGACCTGACCCTGTCGGTCAATATCTCGGGACGCCAGTTCAAACGCCCGGACTTCGTGGACGAAGTCGCGGCCATTTTGGCCGAGACCGGCATCAATACCCAGCTCGTCAAGCTCGAACTGACCGAATCCGTGCTCATGGACGACGCCGACGAGGCCGTCCGCACCATCAAGCGCTTGAAAGCCCTGGGGGTCAAAGTGGTCATCGACGACTTCGGCACCGGGTATTCGTCCCTGTCCTACATCCAGCGCTTCCCCTTCGACAGCCTCAAGGTGGACCGGTCGTTTGTGGGCAACATGAACGAGGCGGAACAGAACATGGAGATCGTGCGGGCCATTATTGCCATGGCCCACAAACTCGGCCTGGAGGTGGTGGCCGAGGGCGTGGAACTGGCCGAACATCGCACGGCCCTGTCCGAATTGCGCTGTGAAAGCGCTCAGGGATTCTTCTTTTCCAAGCCCGTGCCGGGTGAGGAACTCGATCTGCTCATGCGCAAACACTGGAAAGACGATGCAACGTCACGTCTGTAA
- a CDS encoding sigma-54-dependent Fis family transcriptional regulator — protein sequence MSPSISDFPKALFEVLETDKLQRRFLEALVEFQNVERGSLWIKRPDGYQCIEATGDEADRLVGFLVPRGKPSIVGWVIENGQMTIAEPGKDKRHFKEAESGMDVKSTLILCYPLVLKDGDVYGAVEIIDTAHGGSRLNLSKEYLELLEEFVAIGSIALGNALAFADQKKETQKLKRIIGEFRGETPLVGKSPAFKTALDAAANYARTDFPVLITGESGTGKELFAREIHRLSPRKDKPFLVQNVSAIPDTLLESELFGYKKGAFTGADRDKIGLFEAANGGTVFLDEIGDMPLGLQARILRVLQENEIKPLGGAETRQVDVRVISATNCDLPRAIAGGVFREDLFYRLNVLPLRLPALRERPEDIPELLDYFLARDAARLGLPPKSFSAKAKRALCQRPLPGNVREMENLVRFLLATVSGPVIDEEDIPSPIEHGDPGQTLTPCPAPDQDAAKDGTAGASAASDLTAYTWEELERTYALALLERFKWNVTKAAKAAGVNRSTFDSRLRKLGINKE from the coding sequence ATGTCGCCAAGCATTTCCGATTTTCCCAAGGCCCTTTTTGAGGTGCTTGAAACCGACAAGCTCCAGCGTCGTTTTCTGGAAGCCCTGGTCGAATTCCAGAACGTGGAACGCGGTTCGCTGTGGATCAAGCGCCCCGACGGCTACCAGTGCATCGAGGCCACCGGCGACGAAGCCGACCGGCTGGTGGGGTTTCTCGTGCCCAGGGGCAAGCCGAGCATTGTCGGCTGGGTCATCGAAAACGGCCAGATGACGATTGCCGAACCCGGCAAGGACAAGCGCCATTTCAAGGAGGCGGAATCGGGCATGGACGTCAAGTCCACGCTCATTTTGTGCTACCCGTTGGTGCTCAAGGACGGCGACGTCTACGGCGCGGTGGAAATCATCGACACGGCCCACGGCGGCAGCCGGCTCAATCTGTCCAAGGAATATCTGGAGCTGCTCGAAGAATTCGTGGCCATCGGCTCCATTGCCCTGGGCAACGCCCTGGCCTTTGCCGACCAGAAAAAAGAGACCCAAAAGCTCAAGCGCATCATCGGCGAATTTCGCGGCGAAACGCCGCTGGTGGGAAAAAGCCCGGCCTTCAAGACCGCGCTCGATGCCGCCGCCAACTACGCCCGCACCGATTTCCCGGTGCTCATCACCGGCGAATCCGGCACCGGCAAGGAACTCTTCGCCCGGGAAATCCACCGCCTAAGCCCGCGCAAGGACAAGCCGTTTCTGGTGCAAAACGTCTCGGCCATCCCGGACACGCTGCTGGAATCGGAATTGTTCGGCTATAAAAAGGGGGCCTTTACCGGGGCCGACCGCGACAAGATCGGCCTGTTCGAGGCCGCCAACGGCGGCACGGTCTTTCTCGACGAAATCGGCGATATGCCGCTTGGCTTGCAAGCCCGCATCCTGCGCGTCCTCCAGGAAAACGAGATCAAACCCCTGGGGGGGGCCGAAACCCGGCAGGTGGACGTGCGCGTCATCTCGGCCACCAACTGCGACCTGCCCCGGGCCATTGCCGGCGGCGTCTTTCGCGAGGATCTCTTCTACCGCTTAAACGTCCTGCCGCTTCGCCTGCCGGCGCTGCGTGAACGCCCGGAAGACATCCCGGAACTCCTTGACTATTTCCTGGCCCGCGACGCCGCCCGGCTGGGGTTGCCGCCAAAGAGCTTCTCGGCCAAGGCCAAACGCGCACTGTGCCAACGGCCGTTGCCGGGCAACGTGCGCGAGATGGAAAATCTCGTGCGCTTCCTGCTGGCCACCGTGTCCGGCCCGGTCATCGACGAGGAGGATATCCCGTCGCCCATCGAACACGGCGACCCGGGCCAGACGCTGACTCCCTGTCCGGCCCCGGACCAGGACGCGGCCAAGGACGGAACAGCGGGCGCATCCGCTGCCTCGGACCTGACCGCCTACACCTGGGAAGAGCTGGAACGCACCTACGCCCTGGCCCTGCTGGAGCGGTTCAAATGGAACGTGACCAAGGCGGCCAAGGCCGCCGGGGTCAACCGTTCGACCTTTGACTCCCGGCTGCGTAAGCTCGGCATCAATAAAGAATAA
- a CDS encoding translocation protein TolB: MRKQMFLTGMWSAALAVLMCLVALRAEAQTSLAVDIQGPGQAKMNLVMARPFAGGGQLTPADKLQDLINKDLQFLPFLQIVPQSNVPGQVSGATADQIDFKPFSLAKVDVLVTASWTPGSNLGNVELRAFEVYSQKVLVGKGYDSVTDAQLPDIADRFCMELMQALTGQGGFFNSQIAFVKPSTAKGTDIWTVRPTGRGLTRVTSYNELGMAVSPSWSFDGRRIVFTLIGSRGHYLGVWSGGGKPQVYTLPSTNVVSPHFLPDGQVAVSLTMHGKADIYLLGSGYQPGRPLVAGGGIEVSPTFDASGRSMAYVSDETGSPNIYVKDVNGGSGRRVTSSGYNTNPSMSPDGKLIAFTKQLGGAQKVFVMDLATGQETQVTSGGGSDENPSFSPDGYFIAFSSTRSGGKKIFVTTRHGAPPVMVPTGDGAAYMPSWGPLPQ; the protein is encoded by the coding sequence ATGCGCAAGCAGATGTTTCTGACCGGAATGTGGAGTGCGGCCCTGGCCGTTCTCATGTGCTTAGTGGCCCTCCGGGCCGAAGCCCAGACCTCCCTGGCCGTCGATATCCAGGGACCCGGGCAGGCCAAGATGAATCTGGTCATGGCCAGGCCCTTTGCCGGCGGCGGCCAGCTCACCCCGGCGGACAAGCTCCAGGACCTCATCAACAAAGACCTGCAGTTTTTGCCCTTCCTGCAAATCGTGCCCCAATCCAACGTGCCCGGACAGGTGAGCGGGGCCACCGCCGACCAGATCGATTTCAAGCCGTTTTCGCTGGCCAAGGTGGATGTGCTGGTCACGGCCAGCTGGACGCCCGGCAGCAATCTCGGCAACGTCGAACTGCGTGCCTTTGAGGTTTATTCCCAAAAGGTGCTCGTCGGCAAAGGCTACGATTCGGTGACCGACGCCCAGCTGCCCGACATCGCCGACCGCTTCTGCATGGAACTGATGCAGGCGCTTACCGGCCAGGGCGGCTTTTTCAATTCCCAGATCGCCTTCGTCAAACCCAGCACGGCCAAGGGCACCGATATCTGGACCGTGCGTCCGACCGGCCGGGGCCTTACCCGTGTGACGAGCTACAATGAGCTGGGCATGGCCGTCAGTCCGTCCTGGTCCTTTGACGGACGGCGCATTGTGTTCACCCTGATCGGTTCGCGCGGCCACTATCTCGGTGTTTGGTCCGGGGGCGGCAAGCCGCAGGTCTATACCCTGCCCTCGACCAACGTGGTCAGCCCGCATTTTCTGCCCGACGGGCAGGTGGCCGTGAGTCTCACCATGCACGGCAAGGCCGACATCTATCTGCTTGGCAGCGGCTATCAGCCCGGCCGGCCCCTGGTTGCTGGCGGCGGCATCGAGGTGTCGCCCACTTTTGACGCCTCGGGGCGCTCCATGGCTTACGTTTCCGATGAGACCGGCAGCCCCAATATTTATGTGAAAGACGTCAACGGCGGCTCGGGCCGGCGGGTCACCTCCTCGGGCTACAACACCAACCCGAGCATGAGTCCCGACGGCAAGCTCATTGCCTTTACCAAACAGCTTGGCGGGGCGCAGAAGGTTTTTGTCATGGATCTGGCCACGGGCCAGGAAACGCAGGTGACGTCCGGCGGCGGATCGGACGAAAACCCGTCGTTTTCTCCGGACGGCTATTTCATCGCCTTTTCGTCGACCAGGAGCGGGGGGAAAAAGATTTTCGTGACCACGCGCCACGGCGCGCCGCCGGTCATGGTTCCCACCGGCGACGGGGCTGCCTATATGCCGAGCTGGGGGCCGCTCCCCCAATAA